One Vespa crabro chromosome 4, iyVesCrab1.2, whole genome shotgun sequence DNA segment encodes these proteins:
- the LOC124423990 gene encoding ecotropic viral integration site 5 ortholog isoform X6, producing MNAFVGMCVANEWNRQGTVLRCQEKPRMNVKISKTKNGMDSLPPPHKIFMVLRGILTPATARLIRNKLSKRTRESNNNNGTPVGQLGSTRHGPQLMSLLRLCTTVHHHHHHQQQQQQQQSSQCGILHSDKIFPNPSSELYQEERINSSQEIPIDELALLAKLEEANRLIESDAKSLNSLQSNHSRKGSDTSQVSVASGGSGGNGDAAPRRHTTADGEENTWSLWGHIVSDWDYHWKKRKDFVKELVRQGIPHHFRGIVWQLLSGAHDSPVKKQFAEYIKATSACERIIRRDIARTYPEHDFFKEKDGLGQESLFNVMKAYSLHDREVGYCQGSGFIVGLLLMQQMPEEEAFAVLVALMQEYRLRDMFKPSMAELGVCMYQLEHLVADTHPELHAHFTAQGFHTSMYASSWFLTLFTTALGLPLACRIFDVFLSEGMEIIFKVALAMLHLGKEDLLSLDMEGMLKFFQKQLPSKAEKDPDVLMNLAYSMKINPKRMKKLEKDYTVLKMKEQEEMVELRRLRAENRLLRQRTELLEAESAELADRLVRGQVSRAEEEETAFVVQRELAALRHTHLETSHQLEQAHDELRSLSLLLEENVNSRQSSLDEILLKQEALSQKEELIQCLQEELVRVRLSEAENGVTIRELRARIQELEQDKKTLRESTPDNSVAHLQEELIAVKLREAEANLSLKDLRQRVIELSAAWQRHLQEHRSAQSAPAADSTPKKLLFWENRGHEVQKYEEDLMTTRIREMEALTEVKELRLKVMELETQVQVATNQLRRQDENGKVLKEELENARAAEKVLAAKLRDEQRKYADLESKIKDETMMARIRDAEHAQQVAELTQKISLLELKNEEMHAEGELRNNLDDSERVRELQDKVAELKAEVMRLESWKQRWTGHGDHQPVRSFSIDTESELDERDLRICLPDHINTTTPNSPEIVETETERGNREYL from the exons ATGAATGCGTTTGTTGGAATGTGCGTTGCCAACGAGTGGAATCGTCAAGGCACCGTTTTACGATGCCAGGAAAAGCCGAGAATGAACGTAAAGATAAGCAAAACGAAGAATGGAATGGACTCGTTACCACCACCACATAAGATCTTTATGGTCCTACGTGGTATCCTGACACCTGCGACTGCTCGACTTATTCGGAATAAATTATCCAAAAG GACTCGagaaagtaataacaacaacggtACTCCAGTAGGACAATTAGGGTCGACGCGTCATGGACCTCAGCTGATGAGCCTGCTTCGTTTATGCACCACTGtgcatcaccaccaccatcaccaacaacaacaacaacaacaacagtcTTCCCAGTGCGGTATTTTGCATTCCGACAAAATATTTCCGAACCCGTCGTCGGAACTTTATCAGGAGGAGAGGATAAATTCGTCTCAGGAAATTCCTATTGACGAGCTGGCTTTACTAGCTAAGCTGGAGGAAGCCAATAG gcTCATCGAGTCGGATGCAAAGTCGCTTAACTCTCTTCAGAGTAATCATAGTAGGAAAGGTTCGGACACATCGCAGGTGTCCGTGGCGTCGGGGGGTAGCGGAGGTAACGGAGATGCCGCACCCCGACGCCACACGACTGCTGATGGTGAAGAGAACACCTGGAGTTTGTGGGGTCACATAGTTTCCGATTGGGATTATCattggaagaagagaaaagattttgtCAAAGAATTAGTCCGACAGGGTATACCCCATCACTTCAG gGGTATCGTCTGGCAATTGTTGAGCGGCGCACACGATTCTCCTGTAAAAAAACAGTTCGCAGAATATATCAAAGCAACGTCAGCCTGCGAGAGGATTATCAGGAGAGATATAGCGAGAACATATCCTGAGCATGACttttttaaggaaaaagaTGGTCTTGGTCAGGAGAGTTTGTTTAATGTTATGAAAGCGTATAGTCTTCATGATCGCGAAGTGGGTTACTGCCAAGGTTCGGGATTCATTGTAGGATTGCTTCTTATGCAG CAAATGCCAGAGGAAGAAGCTTTTGCAGTATTAGTAGCGCTTATGCAAGAGTATCGTTTGCGAGATATGTTTAAGCCGAGTATGGCAGAATTAGGGGTGTGCATGTATCAATTAGAACATTTAGTCGCCGATACGCATCCCGAACTACACGCTCATTTCACGGCTCAAGGTTTTCATACTTCGATGTACGCCTCCTCTTGGTTTCTCACGCTGTTCACCACGGCACTGGGACTACCCCTCGCCTGTCGTATCTTTGATGTATTCCTATCCGAAGGAATGGAGATAATCTTCAAAGTTGCGCTGGCTATGTTGCATTTAGGAAAGGAGGATTTACTAAGTTTGGATATGGAGGGCATGTTGAAG TTTTTCCAGAAACAATTACCGAGCAAAGCTGAGAAAGATCCGGACGTACTTATGAATCTGGCATACAGCATGAAAATAAATCCAAAGAGGATGAAGAAGCTGGAGAAGGATTATACCGTACTCAAGATGAAGGAGCAAGAAGAGATGGTAGAATTACGGAGACTCAGGGCGGAAAATAGATTACTCAGGCAAAGAACTGAACTTTTAGAGGCCGAATCTGCTGAGCTCGCCGACAGATTAGTGAGAGGTCAAGTTTCTCGTGCGGAAGAAGAGGAAACTGCGTTTGTAGTGCAAAGGGAATTGGCTGCCCTTCGACACACGCATCTTGAGACCAGTCATCAGCTCGAACAAGCCCACGATGAACTCAGATCGTTGTCTCTTCTTTTAGAGGAAAACGTGAACTCGCGACAATCGTCGCTCGACGAGATCCTGTTGAAGCAGGAAGCTTTATCGCAAAAGGAGGAACTGATACAGTGCCTACAAGAGGAATTGGTTAGGGTCAGACTAAGCGAGGCTGAAAATGGTGTAACGATCAGGGAACTTAGGGCCAGAATACAGGAATTGGAACAAGACAAAAAGACTTTACGCGAATCAACACCTGATAATTCTGTTGCTCATCTGCAGGAAGAACTGATTGCTGTTAAACTCAGAGAGGCAGAAGCGAATCTCTCTTTGAag GATCTCCGACAAAGGGTTATAGAATTGAGTGCTGCGTGGCAAAGGCATCTACAGGAGCATAGATCTGCTCAATCCGCTCCAGCAGCGGATTCAACACCGAAAAAGTTACTTTTTTGGGAAAATAGAGGTCACGAAGTACAAAAGTACGAGGAAGATCTGATGACCACCAGAATTCGAGAGATGGAAGCTCTTACTGAGGTCAAAGAACTTAGGCTTAAGGTCATGGAACTCGAAACTCAAGTACAGGTCGCTACAAATCAATTGCGTAGGCAAGATGAAAATGGGAAAGTACTTAAGGAAGAATTGGAGAATGCACGTGCTGCGGAAAAAGTTCTCGCTGCCAAGTTGCGAGATGAACAGCGTAAGTACGCCGATTTggaatcgaaaataaaagatgagaCAATGATGGCTAGGATACGTGATGCTGAACATGCTCAACAAGTTGCCGAGCTCACGCAGAAAATTTCTTTGCTCGAATTAAAG AACGAAGAAATGCATGCGGAAGGTGAgctaagaaataatttagatgacagtgagagagtaagagaactCCAAGATAAAGTTGCGGAACTAAAAGCAGAG GTCATGAGGTTAGAAAGTTGGAAACAACGTTGGACCGGCCATGGTGATCATCAACCCGTTCGAAGTTTTAGCATCGACACTGAGAGTGAGTTAGACGAGCGGGATCTGAGGATTTGTTTACCAGATCATATCAACACGACCACTCCAAACTCACCCGAG
- the LOC124423990 gene encoding ecotropic viral integration site 5 ortholog isoform X4, with protein sequence MTDRMLLASSFSPSFFFTSPFPIRKKRGEREREREREREREREREKEKFRARIMKVFENDSRRQRVNSFAMNAFVGMCVANEWNRQGTVLRCQEKPRMNVKISKTKNGMDSLPPPHKIFMVLRGILTPATARLIRNKLSKRTRESNNNNGTPVGQLGSTRHGPQLMSLLRLCTTVHHHHHHQQQQQQQQSSQCGILHSDKIFPNPSSELYQEERINSSQEIPIDELALLAKLEEANRLIESDAKSLNSLQSNHSRKGSDTSQVSVASGGSGGNGDAAPRRHTTADGEENTWSLWGHIVSDWDYHWKKRKDFVKELVRQGIPHHFRGIVWQLLSGAHDSPVKKQFAEYIKATSACERIIRRDIARTYPEHDFFKEKDGLGQESLFNVMKAYSLHDREVGYCQGSGFIVGLLLMQQMPEEEAFAVLVALMQEYRLRDMFKPSMAELGVCMYQLEHLVADTHPELHAHFTAQGFHTSMYASSWFLTLFTTALGLPLACRIFDVFLSEGMEIIFKVALAMLHLGKEDLLSLDMEGMLKFFQKQLPSKAEKDPDVLMNLAYSMKINPKRMKKLEKDYTVLKMKEQEEMVELRRLRAENRLLRQRTELLEAESAELADRLVRGQVSRAEEEETAFVVQRELAALRHTHLETSHQLEQAHDELRSLSLLLEENVNSRQSSLDEILLKQEALSQKEELIQCLQEELVRVRLSEAENGVTIRELRARIQELEQDKKTLRESTPDNSVAHLQEELIAVKLREAEANLSLKDLRQRVIELSAAWQRHLQEHRSAQSAPAADSTPKKLLFWENRGHEVQKYEEDLMTTRIREMEALTEVKELRLKVMELETQVQVATNQLRRQDENGKVLKEELENARAAEKVLAAKLRDEQRKYADLESKIKDETMMARIRDAEHAQQVAELTQKISLLELKNEEMHAEGELRNNLDDSERVRELQDKVAELKAEFPTPITSPETEPWRWVES encoded by the exons ATGACCGATCGAATGCTActcgcttcttctttttctccttcttttttttttacttccccCTTtcctataagaaaaaagaggggggagagagagagagagagagagagagagagagagagagagagagagagagagaaagagaaatttcgaGCAAGAATTATGAAAGTATTCGAGAAC GACAGTAGAAGACAGCGAGTAAATTCCTTTGCT ATGAATGCGTTTGTTGGAATGTGCGTTGCCAACGAGTGGAATCGTCAAGGCACCGTTTTACGATGCCAGGAAAAGCCGAGAATGAACGTAAAGATAAGCAAAACGAAGAATGGAATGGACTCGTTACCACCACCACATAAGATCTTTATGGTCCTACGTGGTATCCTGACACCTGCGACTGCTCGACTTATTCGGAATAAATTATCCAAAAG GACTCGagaaagtaataacaacaacggtACTCCAGTAGGACAATTAGGGTCGACGCGTCATGGACCTCAGCTGATGAGCCTGCTTCGTTTATGCACCACTGtgcatcaccaccaccatcaccaacaacaacaacaacaacaacagtcTTCCCAGTGCGGTATTTTGCATTCCGACAAAATATTTCCGAACCCGTCGTCGGAACTTTATCAGGAGGAGAGGATAAATTCGTCTCAGGAAATTCCTATTGACGAGCTGGCTTTACTAGCTAAGCTGGAGGAAGCCAATAG gcTCATCGAGTCGGATGCAAAGTCGCTTAACTCTCTTCAGAGTAATCATAGTAGGAAAGGTTCGGACACATCGCAGGTGTCCGTGGCGTCGGGGGGTAGCGGAGGTAACGGAGATGCCGCACCCCGACGCCACACGACTGCTGATGGTGAAGAGAACACCTGGAGTTTGTGGGGTCACATAGTTTCCGATTGGGATTATCattggaagaagagaaaagattttgtCAAAGAATTAGTCCGACAGGGTATACCCCATCACTTCAG gGGTATCGTCTGGCAATTGTTGAGCGGCGCACACGATTCTCCTGTAAAAAAACAGTTCGCAGAATATATCAAAGCAACGTCAGCCTGCGAGAGGATTATCAGGAGAGATATAGCGAGAACATATCCTGAGCATGACttttttaaggaaaaagaTGGTCTTGGTCAGGAGAGTTTGTTTAATGTTATGAAAGCGTATAGTCTTCATGATCGCGAAGTGGGTTACTGCCAAGGTTCGGGATTCATTGTAGGATTGCTTCTTATGCAG CAAATGCCAGAGGAAGAAGCTTTTGCAGTATTAGTAGCGCTTATGCAAGAGTATCGTTTGCGAGATATGTTTAAGCCGAGTATGGCAGAATTAGGGGTGTGCATGTATCAATTAGAACATTTAGTCGCCGATACGCATCCCGAACTACACGCTCATTTCACGGCTCAAGGTTTTCATACTTCGATGTACGCCTCCTCTTGGTTTCTCACGCTGTTCACCACGGCACTGGGACTACCCCTCGCCTGTCGTATCTTTGATGTATTCCTATCCGAAGGAATGGAGATAATCTTCAAAGTTGCGCTGGCTATGTTGCATTTAGGAAAGGAGGATTTACTAAGTTTGGATATGGAGGGCATGTTGAAG TTTTTCCAGAAACAATTACCGAGCAAAGCTGAGAAAGATCCGGACGTACTTATGAATCTGGCATACAGCATGAAAATAAATCCAAAGAGGATGAAGAAGCTGGAGAAGGATTATACCGTACTCAAGATGAAGGAGCAAGAAGAGATGGTAGAATTACGGAGACTCAGGGCGGAAAATAGATTACTCAGGCAAAGAACTGAACTTTTAGAGGCCGAATCTGCTGAGCTCGCCGACAGATTAGTGAGAGGTCAAGTTTCTCGTGCGGAAGAAGAGGAAACTGCGTTTGTAGTGCAAAGGGAATTGGCTGCCCTTCGACACACGCATCTTGAGACCAGTCATCAGCTCGAACAAGCCCACGATGAACTCAGATCGTTGTCTCTTCTTTTAGAGGAAAACGTGAACTCGCGACAATCGTCGCTCGACGAGATCCTGTTGAAGCAGGAAGCTTTATCGCAAAAGGAGGAACTGATACAGTGCCTACAAGAGGAATTGGTTAGGGTCAGACTAAGCGAGGCTGAAAATGGTGTAACGATCAGGGAACTTAGGGCCAGAATACAGGAATTGGAACAAGACAAAAAGACTTTACGCGAATCAACACCTGATAATTCTGTTGCTCATCTGCAGGAAGAACTGATTGCTGTTAAACTCAGAGAGGCAGAAGCGAATCTCTCTTTGAag GATCTCCGACAAAGGGTTATAGAATTGAGTGCTGCGTGGCAAAGGCATCTACAGGAGCATAGATCTGCTCAATCCGCTCCAGCAGCGGATTCAACACCGAAAAAGTTACTTTTTTGGGAAAATAGAGGTCACGAAGTACAAAAGTACGAGGAAGATCTGATGACCACCAGAATTCGAGAGATGGAAGCTCTTACTGAGGTCAAAGAACTTAGGCTTAAGGTCATGGAACTCGAAACTCAAGTACAGGTCGCTACAAATCAATTGCGTAGGCAAGATGAAAATGGGAAAGTACTTAAGGAAGAATTGGAGAATGCACGTGCTGCGGAAAAAGTTCTCGCTGCCAAGTTGCGAGATGAACAGCGTAAGTACGCCGATTTggaatcgaaaataaaagatgagaCAATGATGGCTAGGATACGTGATGCTGAACATGCTCAACAAGTTGCCGAGCTCACGCAGAAAATTTCTTTGCTCGAATTAAAG AACGAAGAAATGCATGCGGAAGGTGAgctaagaaataatttagatgacagtgagagagtaagagaactCCAAGATAAAGTTGCGGAACTAAAAGCAGAG TTCCCTACGCCAATCACCAGCCCGGAGACTGAGCCTTGGCGCTGGGTCGA GTCATGA
- the LOC124423990 gene encoding ecotropic viral integration site 5 ortholog isoform X3, translating to MTDRMLLASSFSPSFFFTSPFPIRKKRGEREREREREREREREREKEKFRARIMKVFENMNAFVGMCVANEWNRQGTVLRCQEKPRMNVKISKTKNGMDSLPPPHKIFMVLRGILTPATARLIRNKLSKRTRESNNNNGTPVGQLGSTRHGPQLMSLLRLCTTVHHHHHHQQQQQQQQSSQCGILHSDKIFPNPSSELYQEERINSSQEIPIDELALLAKLEEANRLIESDAKSLNSLQSNHSRKGSDTSQVSVASGGSGGNGDAAPRRHTTADGEENTWSLWGHIVSDWDYHWKKRKDFVKELVRQGIPHHFRGIVWQLLSGAHDSPVKKQFAEYIKATSACERIIRRDIARTYPEHDFFKEKDGLGQESLFNVMKAYSLHDREVGYCQGSGFIVGLLLMQQMPEEEAFAVLVALMQEYRLRDMFKPSMAELGVCMYQLEHLVADTHPELHAHFTAQGFHTSMYASSWFLTLFTTALGLPLACRIFDVFLSEGMEIIFKVALAMLHLGKEDLLSLDMEGMLKFFQKQLPSKAEKDPDVLMNLAYSMKINPKRMKKLEKDYTVLKMKEQEEMVELRRLRAENRLLRQRTELLEAESAELADRLVRGQVSRAEEEETAFVVQRELAALRHTHLETSHQLEQAHDELRSLSLLLEENVNSRQSSLDEILLKQEALSQKEELIQCLQEELVRVRLSEAENGVTIRELRARIQELEQDKKTLRESTPDNSVAHLQEELIAVKLREAEANLSLKDLRQRVIELSAAWQRHLQEHRSAQSAPAADSTPKKLLFWENRGHEVQKYEEDLMTTRIREMEALTEVKELRLKVMELETQVQVATNQLRRQDENGKVLKEELENARAAEKVLAAKLRDEQRKYADLESKIKDETMMARIRDAEHAQQVAELTQKISLLELKNEEMHAEGELRNNLDDSERVRELQDKVAELKAEVMRLESWKQRWTGHGDHQPVRSFSIDTESELDERDLRICLPDHINTTTPNSPEIVETETERGNREYL from the exons ATGACCGATCGAATGCTActcgcttcttctttttctccttcttttttttttacttccccCTTtcctataagaaaaaagaggggggagagagagagagagagagagagagagagagagagagagagagagagagagaaagagaaatttcgaGCAAGAATTATGAAAGTATTCGAGAAC ATGAATGCGTTTGTTGGAATGTGCGTTGCCAACGAGTGGAATCGTCAAGGCACCGTTTTACGATGCCAGGAAAAGCCGAGAATGAACGTAAAGATAAGCAAAACGAAGAATGGAATGGACTCGTTACCACCACCACATAAGATCTTTATGGTCCTACGTGGTATCCTGACACCTGCGACTGCTCGACTTATTCGGAATAAATTATCCAAAAG GACTCGagaaagtaataacaacaacggtACTCCAGTAGGACAATTAGGGTCGACGCGTCATGGACCTCAGCTGATGAGCCTGCTTCGTTTATGCACCACTGtgcatcaccaccaccatcaccaacaacaacaacaacaacaacagtcTTCCCAGTGCGGTATTTTGCATTCCGACAAAATATTTCCGAACCCGTCGTCGGAACTTTATCAGGAGGAGAGGATAAATTCGTCTCAGGAAATTCCTATTGACGAGCTGGCTTTACTAGCTAAGCTGGAGGAAGCCAATAG gcTCATCGAGTCGGATGCAAAGTCGCTTAACTCTCTTCAGAGTAATCATAGTAGGAAAGGTTCGGACACATCGCAGGTGTCCGTGGCGTCGGGGGGTAGCGGAGGTAACGGAGATGCCGCACCCCGACGCCACACGACTGCTGATGGTGAAGAGAACACCTGGAGTTTGTGGGGTCACATAGTTTCCGATTGGGATTATCattggaagaagagaaaagattttgtCAAAGAATTAGTCCGACAGGGTATACCCCATCACTTCAG gGGTATCGTCTGGCAATTGTTGAGCGGCGCACACGATTCTCCTGTAAAAAAACAGTTCGCAGAATATATCAAAGCAACGTCAGCCTGCGAGAGGATTATCAGGAGAGATATAGCGAGAACATATCCTGAGCATGACttttttaaggaaaaagaTGGTCTTGGTCAGGAGAGTTTGTTTAATGTTATGAAAGCGTATAGTCTTCATGATCGCGAAGTGGGTTACTGCCAAGGTTCGGGATTCATTGTAGGATTGCTTCTTATGCAG CAAATGCCAGAGGAAGAAGCTTTTGCAGTATTAGTAGCGCTTATGCAAGAGTATCGTTTGCGAGATATGTTTAAGCCGAGTATGGCAGAATTAGGGGTGTGCATGTATCAATTAGAACATTTAGTCGCCGATACGCATCCCGAACTACACGCTCATTTCACGGCTCAAGGTTTTCATACTTCGATGTACGCCTCCTCTTGGTTTCTCACGCTGTTCACCACGGCACTGGGACTACCCCTCGCCTGTCGTATCTTTGATGTATTCCTATCCGAAGGAATGGAGATAATCTTCAAAGTTGCGCTGGCTATGTTGCATTTAGGAAAGGAGGATTTACTAAGTTTGGATATGGAGGGCATGTTGAAG TTTTTCCAGAAACAATTACCGAGCAAAGCTGAGAAAGATCCGGACGTACTTATGAATCTGGCATACAGCATGAAAATAAATCCAAAGAGGATGAAGAAGCTGGAGAAGGATTATACCGTACTCAAGATGAAGGAGCAAGAAGAGATGGTAGAATTACGGAGACTCAGGGCGGAAAATAGATTACTCAGGCAAAGAACTGAACTTTTAGAGGCCGAATCTGCTGAGCTCGCCGACAGATTAGTGAGAGGTCAAGTTTCTCGTGCGGAAGAAGAGGAAACTGCGTTTGTAGTGCAAAGGGAATTGGCTGCCCTTCGACACACGCATCTTGAGACCAGTCATCAGCTCGAACAAGCCCACGATGAACTCAGATCGTTGTCTCTTCTTTTAGAGGAAAACGTGAACTCGCGACAATCGTCGCTCGACGAGATCCTGTTGAAGCAGGAAGCTTTATCGCAAAAGGAGGAACTGATACAGTGCCTACAAGAGGAATTGGTTAGGGTCAGACTAAGCGAGGCTGAAAATGGTGTAACGATCAGGGAACTTAGGGCCAGAATACAGGAATTGGAACAAGACAAAAAGACTTTACGCGAATCAACACCTGATAATTCTGTTGCTCATCTGCAGGAAGAACTGATTGCTGTTAAACTCAGAGAGGCAGAAGCGAATCTCTCTTTGAag GATCTCCGACAAAGGGTTATAGAATTGAGTGCTGCGTGGCAAAGGCATCTACAGGAGCATAGATCTGCTCAATCCGCTCCAGCAGCGGATTCAACACCGAAAAAGTTACTTTTTTGGGAAAATAGAGGTCACGAAGTACAAAAGTACGAGGAAGATCTGATGACCACCAGAATTCGAGAGATGGAAGCTCTTACTGAGGTCAAAGAACTTAGGCTTAAGGTCATGGAACTCGAAACTCAAGTACAGGTCGCTACAAATCAATTGCGTAGGCAAGATGAAAATGGGAAAGTACTTAAGGAAGAATTGGAGAATGCACGTGCTGCGGAAAAAGTTCTCGCTGCCAAGTTGCGAGATGAACAGCGTAAGTACGCCGATTTggaatcgaaaataaaagatgagaCAATGATGGCTAGGATACGTGATGCTGAACATGCTCAACAAGTTGCCGAGCTCACGCAGAAAATTTCTTTGCTCGAATTAAAG AACGAAGAAATGCATGCGGAAGGTGAgctaagaaataatttagatgacagtgagagagtaagagaactCCAAGATAAAGTTGCGGAACTAAAAGCAGAG GTCATGAGGTTAGAAAGTTGGAAACAACGTTGGACCGGCCATGGTGATCATCAACCCGTTCGAAGTTTTAGCATCGACACTGAGAGTGAGTTAGACGAGCGGGATCTGAGGATTTGTTTACCAGATCATATCAACACGACCACTCCAAACTCACCCGAG